The Muricauda sp. SCSIO 65647 genome includes a region encoding these proteins:
- a CDS encoding UDP-glucuronic acid decarboxylase family protein: MKRVLITGAAGFLGSHLCDRFIKEGFYVIAMDNLITGDLKNIEHLFKLEHFEFYHHDVTKFVHVPGKLDYILHFASPASPIDYLKIPIQTLKVGALGTHNLLGLAKDKKARFMIASTSEVYGDPLVHPQTEEYYGNVNTIGPRGVYDEAKRFQESITMAYHRFHGLDTRIVRIFNTYGPRMRLNDGRVIPAFMGQALRGEDLTVFGDGSQTRSFCYVDDEIEGIYRLLMSDYTLPMNIGNPHEITIKEFAEEIIKLTGTDQKIIYKPLPKDDPMQRQPDITKAKEVLGWQPKVGRAEGMKKTFEYFKTLSKEELEKTEHRDFSGHNKK; this comes from the coding sequence ATGAAACGAGTCTTAATAACCGGCGCTGCCGGGTTTCTGGGATCCCACCTCTGCGACAGGTTTATTAAAGAGGGGTTTTATGTAATTGCCATGGACAATCTTATAACCGGAGACCTCAAAAACATCGAACACCTGTTCAAGCTTGAACATTTTGAGTTCTACCACCACGATGTGACCAAATTCGTGCACGTGCCGGGCAAACTCGACTATATTCTCCACTTTGCCTCGCCAGCAAGTCCGATTGACTATTTGAAGATACCGATCCAGACATTGAAGGTTGGTGCTTTGGGCACCCATAATTTGCTTGGTTTGGCCAAAGACAAAAAGGCCCGTTTCATGATTGCCTCTACCTCTGAGGTGTATGGTGACCCCTTGGTGCATCCACAGACTGAAGAGTATTATGGCAACGTGAACACCATTGGCCCAAGAGGGGTATATGACGAGGCCAAGCGATTTCAAGAATCCATCACTATGGCCTATCACCGTTTTCATGGATTGGACACACGAATCGTTCGAATTTTCAATACCTATGGCCCAAGAATGCGCTTGAATGACGGGCGCGTAATACCCGCTTTTATGGGCCAGGCCCTTCGCGGTGAAGATTTGACTGTTTTCGGCGATGGTTCGCAAACCCGTTCATTCTGTTATGTCGATGATGAAATTGAAGGCATTTACAGATTGTTGATGAGCGACTACACCTTGCCTATGAATATTGGTAATCCACATGAGATTACCATCAAAGAGTTTGCCGAAGAAATCATCAAGCTGACCGGCACCGACCAGAAGATAATCTACAAACCTTTGCCGAAAGATGACCCCATGCAGCGTCAGCCCGACATCACCAAGGCCAAGGAAGTTTTGGGCTGGCAACCCAAGGTGGGCCGTGCCGAAGGCATGAAAAAGACTTTTGAGTACTTCAAAACCCTTTCAAAAGAGGAGTTGGAGAAGACTGAACACCGCGATTTCTCAGGGCACAATAAAAAATAG
- the purD gene encoding phosphoribosylamine--glycine ligase: MNILLLGSGGREHTLAWKISQSNKVKKLFVAPGNAGTSKIANNIDVKVDDFGQIKELVLAENIEMVVVGPEDPLVKGIHDFFLQDAELAQIPVIGPQKLGATLEGSKEFAKTFMKRHNIPTAAYESFTLDSMEEGFLFLESMNPPYVLKADGLAAGKGVLILNDINEAKEELKAMLADAKFGVASQTVVIEEFLNGIELSCFVLTDGEHYKILPMAKDYKRIGEGDTGLNTGGMGAISPVPFVDGAFMQKIEERIVKPTIVGLKKDSIPYVGFIFIGLIKVDGEPKVIEYNVRMGDPETEVVMPRIKNDFVEVLQAVAEKKLGELRLDIDERSAVTVMTVSGGYPEAYEKGKEIFGLDEIYDSLIFHAGTKEENGKVMTNGGRVIAVTSYGNDFREALAVSYKNIEKICFDDIYYRKDIGFDL; encoded by the coding sequence ATGAACATTTTGTTATTGGGCTCAGGTGGACGCGAACACACCCTAGCTTGGAAAATCTCACAAAGCAATAAGGTCAAGAAACTTTTTGTGGCTCCGGGCAATGCTGGCACCTCAAAGATCGCCAACAATATTGATGTAAAGGTTGATGACTTTGGGCAGATAAAAGAACTGGTTTTGGCCGAAAATATCGAGATGGTTGTCGTAGGGCCAGAAGACCCTTTGGTGAAGGGCATCCATGATTTTTTTCTGCAAGATGCTGAATTGGCACAAATTCCGGTTATCGGGCCACAGAAATTAGGCGCAACGCTAGAGGGCAGTAAAGAGTTTGCGAAGACCTTTATGAAGCGACATAACATACCTACAGCGGCTTATGAGAGTTTTACTTTGGACAGCATGGAGGAAGGATTTCTATTTTTAGAATCGATGAACCCCCCCTATGTGTTAAAAGCTGATGGTTTGGCCGCTGGTAAGGGCGTTCTGATCTTGAATGACATAAATGAGGCTAAAGAAGAGCTGAAGGCCATGCTGGCCGATGCCAAATTTGGCGTGGCCAGCCAAACGGTGGTCATTGAGGAATTTTTGAATGGCATCGAATTGAGCTGCTTTGTGCTCACAGATGGCGAGCATTATAAAATCTTGCCCATGGCAAAAGATTATAAACGAATAGGCGAAGGTGATACAGGATTGAATACTGGCGGTATGGGAGCCATATCTCCAGTGCCTTTTGTTGATGGTGCGTTCATGCAAAAAATTGAGGAACGTATTGTAAAGCCTACCATTGTAGGACTAAAAAAGGACAGCATTCCATATGTGGGGTTCATTTTCATTGGCTTGATCAAGGTCGATGGTGAACCCAAGGTCATAGAATATAACGTTCGTATGGGCGATCCTGAGACCGAGGTGGTAATGCCCAGAATAAAGAACGACTTTGTAGAAGTACTTCAAGCTGTTGCCGAAAAGAAGTTGGGTGAATTGAGACTTGATATTGATGAAAGATCGGCCGTTACGGTGATGACGGTTTCCGGGGGCTATCCTGAAGCTTATGAAAAGGGAAAGGAAATCTTTGGGCTCGATGAAATCTATGACTCCCTCATCTTTCATGCAGGCACGAAAGAGGAAAATGGAAAAGTAATGACCAATGGCGGTCGGGTAATTGCCGTTACCTCTTACGGAAATGATTTCAGGGAAGCCTTGGCCGTATCGTACAAAAACATCGAAAAGATATGTTTTGACGACATCTACTACCGAAAAGATATCGGGTTCGATCTATAA
- a CDS encoding arsenosugar biosynthesis-associated peroxidase-like protein, which translates to MANSYYDPADLRKFGNITEWSEELGNKFFDYYGKVFEEGALSAREKSLIALAVAHVVKCPYCIDAYTKDGLQRGITKEEMMEAVHAGAAIESGATLVHGVQMMNKYNKLSM; encoded by the coding sequence ATGGCAAATTCATATTACGATCCGGCCGATCTTAGAAAATTTGGGAACATTACCGAGTGGAGCGAAGAATTGGGAAACAAGTTTTTTGATTACTACGGAAAAGTGTTTGAGGAAGGCGCTTTGAGCGCAAGGGAAAAATCATTGATCGCATTGGCGGTCGCCCATGTGGTCAAATGCCCCTATTGCATAGATGCCTATACCAAAGACGGCCTGCAGCGCGGCATTACCAAAGAAGAAATGATGGAGGCCGTTCACGCCGGTGCGGCGATCGAAAGCGGCGCCACTTTGGTTCATGGCGTGCAAATGATGAACAAGTACAACAAACTATCTATGTGA
- a CDS encoding DUF4254 domain-containing protein, translated as MFSKKAFKIFEESIADYHVKDDVDQEFTNPYDKGIEQLLYRKNWIDTIQWHYEDIIRDPDIEPGEALQLKRKIDASNQDRTDLVEYIDSYFLTKHQSVQAKPNATINTESPAWAIDRLSILALKIYHMREEVERPDATSEHIAKCQEKLNVLLEQRKDLSMAIDQLLVDIENGDKYMKVYKQMKMYNDDELNPVLRGQKG; from the coding sequence ATGTTCAGCAAAAAAGCGTTTAAGATTTTTGAGGAGAGCATCGCAGATTATCATGTAAAAGACGATGTCGATCAAGAGTTCACAAACCCATATGATAAGGGGATTGAACAATTGTTATACCGAAAAAACTGGATTGACACGATACAGTGGCATTATGAGGATATCATCCGAGATCCCGATATTGAACCTGGGGAAGCTCTGCAACTCAAACGAAAAATTGATGCCAGTAACCAAGATCGCACCGATCTGGTCGAATATATAGACAGTTATTTCCTTACAAAACACCAATCGGTACAGGCCAAGCCCAACGCTACCATCAATACCGAAAGCCCTGCTTGGGCCATAGACAGGTTGTCTATTTTGGCGCTGAAGATCTACCATATGCGCGAAGAGGTTGAGCGGCCAGACGCCACATCAGAGCATATCGCCAAGTGCCAAGAAAAATTAAATGTATTGCTTGAACAGCGAAAAGACCTCTCTATGGCCATAGACCAATTATTGGTCGATATTGAGAATGGCGATAAGTACATGAAAGTCTATAAACAGATGAAAATGTACAATGATGATGAACTAAACCCAGTGTTACGTGGCCAGAAGGGCTGA
- the arsS gene encoding arsenosugar biosynthesis radical SAM (seleno)protein ArsS (Some members of this family are selenoproteins.), producing the protein MSQSILNEVKKAAKKSLKARENELASVNKQLEILNGGLFADGELPYFKDKIHEIGHFPLRPGRLEILQINVGYMCNQVCEHCHVDAGPDRKEIMTRQTMEQCLEVIRNTGAHTLDLTGGAPEMNPDFRWFVEEAAKAGIQDFIVRSNLTIIRANKKYHDLPDFFKKHNVHVVSSMPHYTRGKTDKQRGDGVFDKSIKALQELNAVGYGMPDSDLRLDLVYNPSGAYLPGDQAALERDFKKALDEDFGIQFHNLFAITNLPISRFLDYLIASGNYEDYMYALVDAYNPAAVENVMCTTTISVSWDGWLYDCDFNQMLDLKVASKVKHIKDYNEDVLNDRNITISQHCYGCTAGAGSSCQGTVA; encoded by the coding sequence ATGTCACAAAGTATCTTAAATGAAGTAAAGAAAGCGGCCAAAAAATCGCTTAAGGCCCGGGAAAACGAACTGGCCTCGGTAAACAAGCAATTGGAAATCTTGAATGGTGGATTGTTTGCTGATGGAGAGCTTCCCTATTTTAAGGACAAGATCCATGAAATTGGCCATTTCCCGTTGCGGCCCGGTAGATTGGAGATACTTCAGATCAATGTGGGCTATATGTGCAACCAGGTCTGTGAACATTGCCACGTTGACGCAGGGCCCGACCGCAAAGAAATCATGACCCGTCAAACCATGGAACAATGTTTGGAGGTTATCCGCAACACGGGTGCCCATACCTTGGACCTCACCGGTGGTGCCCCCGAGATGAACCCCGATTTTCGATGGTTTGTTGAAGAAGCGGCAAAGGCCGGGATCCAAGATTTCATTGTGCGCTCGAACCTGACCATCATACGAGCCAACAAAAAATACCATGATTTACCTGATTTCTTTAAAAAACACAATGTGCATGTGGTCTCATCGATGCCGCACTATACCCGAGGAAAAACGGATAAACAGCGTGGCGACGGTGTTTTCGACAAAAGTATCAAGGCACTTCAAGAATTGAATGCCGTGGGCTATGGTATGCCTGACAGCGATTTACGTTTAGATTTGGTGTACAATCCTTCGGGAGCTTATTTGCCAGGGGACCAAGCCGCCTTGGAACGTGATTTCAAAAAAGCCTTGGATGAAGATTTTGGCATTCAGTTCCATAATCTGTTCGCCATCACGAATCTACCCATTTCACGGTTCTTGGATTACCTCATCGCTTCTGGCAACTACGAAGATTATATGTATGCCCTGGTAGATGCTTACAATCCAGCAGCGGTTGAAAATGTAATGTGCACCACCACGATTTCGGTCAGTTGGGATGGATGGCTATACGATTGCGATTTTAATCAAATGTTGGATTTAAAGGTCGCCAGCAAGGTAAAGCACATCAAAGACTATAATGAAGATGTTCTCAATGACAGAAACATCACCATTTCACAGCATTGCTACGGCTGCACGGCCGGGGCTGGAAGCAGCTGTCAAGGCACCGTGGCCTAA
- a CDS encoding DUF6427 family protein: MISRFFGKTRPIHYIVFFGFLFAFHGVYLTRISEEGFTMGGIAFQILILGAFIIGVLFADQMAKKGNVVGQNSFLMLFWVLLAVLFPSTLIDHSAVLANLFILMAVYRLLEVKTLKNPKHKIFDATLSICISSLFCSWALLFFSLVFFSINTYLGKSTKNWLSVLAGIAAFLLLTFAVLVLNDNLGFFQKQYDFVAHFQTIPRFSPEIVNIKVMVFAIVVFVLAIIDFVKFRKKGGGKIIIFRFMLLYFLVSLLINALQPISSFWIIFSFMPGAVFLANYVETIKRAQLKEILLAIFILTPFILLFVEEMG, translated from the coding sequence ATGATTTCAAGGTTTTTTGGCAAAACACGGCCCATACACTACATTGTTTTTTTCGGATTTTTGTTTGCTTTCCATGGCGTGTACCTTACAAGAATTTCCGAAGAAGGGTTTACCATGGGCGGTATCGCTTTTCAAATACTGATACTTGGGGCGTTCATAATCGGCGTTCTTTTTGCCGACCAAATGGCAAAAAAAGGCAATGTTGTCGGGCAAAATTCTTTTCTGATGCTCTTTTGGGTTTTGTTGGCAGTGCTCTTTCCTTCAACTCTGATTGACCATAGTGCTGTTCTGGCCAACCTTTTCATTTTGATGGCCGTGTATCGCTTGCTCGAAGTAAAAACACTCAAGAACCCCAAGCATAAAATATTTGATGCGACCTTGTCGATTTGTATCTCTTCCCTTTTTTGTTCTTGGGCATTGTTGTTTTTCTCACTTGTCTTTTTTTCAATTAATACGTATTTGGGCAAATCAACCAAGAACTGGTTATCAGTACTGGCGGGCATAGCAGCATTTTTACTACTTACATTTGCCGTTTTGGTGTTGAACGACAACCTAGGGTTTTTTCAAAAACAGTATGATTTTGTTGCCCATTTTCAAACGATTCCACGGTTTTCTCCCGAGATAGTGAACATAAAAGTCATGGTCTTCGCAATCGTGGTCTTTGTTCTTGCCATAATCGACTTCGTCAAGTTTCGAAAAAAAGGAGGCGGAAAAATCATCATTTTTCGATTTATGCTGTTGTATTTTTTGGTATCGCTCTTGATCAATGCCCTGCAGCCGATTTCATCTTTTTGGATCATCTTCAGTTTTATGCCAGGGGCTGTCTTTTTGGCCAATTATGTCGAGACCATCAAAAGGGCGCAGCTCAAAGAGATACTTTTGGCGATTTTCATCTTAACACCGTTCATATTGCTCTTTGTAGAAGAAATGGGCTAA
- a CDS encoding TetR/AcrR family transcriptional regulator encodes MDKNRKRMETMHRMRAKGLELFYQKGYHATSIDDILKELSLSKGAFYHHFKSKEDFFISITQHIITQKVYAMLVEPLAQDRSPVSMIIDTVTNALETAEHNSMDRGFMLGNFLTEFNRGDNEIVQYLKDILKIWEINLISVLKNGKSDGHIARHVNCEEVATYIIASFMGIRTMMVGNNARMLKYQYLQQLKTYLYALEQEKEIIV; translated from the coding sequence ATGGACAAGAACCGAAAACGCATGGAAACCATGCACCGAATGAGGGCCAAAGGCCTCGAACTTTTCTATCAAAAAGGATATCATGCCACCAGTATTGACGATATTCTAAAAGAACTATCACTTTCTAAAGGTGCTTTTTATCATCATTTTAAATCTAAAGAAGACTTTTTTATCAGCATCACCCAGCACATCATCACCCAAAAGGTGTACGCCATGTTGGTTGAACCATTGGCCCAAGACAGAAGTCCGGTGTCGATGATCATTGATACCGTAACCAATGCGTTAGAGACCGCCGAGCACAATTCGATGGACCGCGGTTTTATGCTGGGCAACTTTTTGACCGAGTTCAACCGAGGTGACAATGAAATTGTCCAATACCTCAAGGACATCCTAAAAATCTGGGAGATCAACCTTATTTCTGTACTCAAAAATGGTAAAAGTGACGGACATATAGCACGCCATGTAAACTGTGAAGAGGTCGCTACGTACATCATTGCTTCTTTTATGGGCATTCGCACCATGATGGTGGGCAATAATGCCAGAATGCTGAAGTATCAATATCTGCAGCAGCTGAAGACTTATCTGTATGCCCTCGAACAAGAGAAAGAAATAATAGTATAA
- the arsM gene encoding arsenosugar biosynthesis arsenite methyltransferase ArsM — protein MSYLEVTNDVYKEAALAPEVGLCCTTNPVWELPGLKVPKIMQEMNYGCGSTVHARDLANNPKILYVGVGGGMELLQFSYFSRRKGGVIGVDVVDEMLEASRNNFKVAEEENDWFKSEFVELRKGDAMNLPVDDNSIEVAAQNCLFNIFKEDDLKCAIEEMYRVLRPHGRLVMSDPVCEQPMNDTLRNDDRLRALCLSGSLPIKQYVKALTDVGFGTIEIRARKPYRILDPKHYPTDELIYIESIEVAAIKDPMPEDGPCVFTGKAAIYYGNEDHFDDEKGHVLLKNQPLAVCDKTAGALASLGRDDIFISGSTFHYDGGGCC, from the coding sequence ATGAGTTATTTAGAAGTTACCAACGACGTATATAAAGAGGCGGCCCTTGCCCCCGAGGTGGGCTTATGCTGTACCACCAACCCCGTTTGGGAGTTACCGGGACTGAAAGTCCCGAAAATCATGCAAGAGATGAACTATGGCTGTGGCAGTACGGTACATGCGAGAGATTTGGCCAATAATCCCAAAATACTCTATGTAGGCGTCGGTGGTGGTATGGAGCTATTGCAGTTCTCGTATTTCAGTCGCCGAAAAGGTGGTGTCATAGGTGTTGATGTCGTTGATGAAATGTTGGAGGCCAGCCGCAACAACTTTAAGGTAGCAGAAGAGGAAAACGACTGGTTCAAATCTGAATTTGTCGAATTGAGAAAGGGCGATGCCATGAACCTTCCCGTAGATGATAACAGTATTGAGGTCGCCGCCCAAAATTGTCTCTTCAACATCTTCAAGGAAGATGACCTGAAATGCGCCATTGAAGAAATGTACCGTGTGTTGAGACCCCACGGTAGGTTGGTGATGAGCGACCCTGTTTGTGAACAGCCCATGAACGATACCCTTCGAAACGATGACAGATTGCGTGCCCTGTGTCTAAGTGGAAGTCTCCCAATCAAGCAATATGTCAAAGCGTTGACCGATGTGGGCTTTGGCACTATAGAAATAAGGGCCCGTAAACCCTATCGTATTTTGGATCCAAAGCATTATCCGACCGACGAGTTGATCTATATCGAATCCATTGAGGTTGCGGCCATCAAAGACCCCATGCCCGAAGATGGCCCGTGTGTGTTTACCGGTAAAGCTGCCATCTATTATGGCAATGAAGACCATTTTGATGATGAAAAGGGCCATGTTTTGCTGAAGAATCAGCCTTTGGCCGTTTGTGATAAAACGGCAGGCGCCTTGGCATCGTTGGGCAGGGACGATATCTTTATCAGCGGATCGACCTTTCATTATGATGGAGGGGGTTGTTGTTAA
- a CDS encoding undecaprenyl-phosphate glucose phosphotransferase: protein MPINQRKFGLKRSIEGLADLLTINLLAYSLPVYFHNPILFYPYISLVWIIISYRNKFYEVYRYTKVTYILVLLFRQFVFMFLALYAYIGFFKQPNVSRLYLGIFFLLIVFAISALKFSKYLFLRYYRKKSKSDLRNVIVIGKNQKINQLVEVFNNEKSYGYQFFRQFSTSKEQFDLEGCLNYVVDNRIDEIYCSIEGLEDDQILNLINFADKNFKTVKFVPDNKQIFSKKLNFEYYDYVPVLSLKEIPLKIRTNYVLKRTFDIVFSSLTIVLLLSWLTPLMAIIISLESKGPVFFRQYRKGYDFKLFACYKFRSMAMNKAQDEQQATKNDMRVTKVGRFIRKTSMDELPQFYNVLMGNMSVVGPRPLLIKHTNDYVDKIQKFMLRHYVKPGITGLAQVKGYRGEIETDLDMKNRVRFDIFYVENWSLFLDLKIIFQTVLNVIKGEEKAY from the coding sequence ATGCCTATAAATCAAAGAAAGTTCGGATTAAAGAGAAGCATTGAAGGCCTCGCAGATTTATTGACCATTAATCTATTGGCGTATTCCTTGCCGGTATATTTTCACAATCCAATTCTGTTTTATCCTTACATATCATTGGTTTGGATAATCATTTCATATAGAAACAAGTTTTACGAGGTTTATAGATATACCAAGGTCACTTATATATTGGTGCTTCTTTTCAGACAATTCGTTTTTATGTTTCTAGCACTCTATGCGTATATCGGGTTCTTTAAACAACCCAATGTAAGTAGGTTGTATCTGGGGATATTTTTTCTGTTGATTGTGTTTGCCATTTCAGCGCTTAAATTTTCCAAGTATCTTTTCCTTAGGTACTACAGGAAAAAGAGCAAAAGCGATTTAAGAAATGTCATTGTTATTGGCAAAAATCAAAAAATAAATCAATTGGTTGAAGTCTTTAACAATGAGAAGAGCTATGGCTATCAGTTTTTTAGACAATTTTCGACTTCAAAAGAACAGTTTGACTTAGAGGGTTGCCTAAACTATGTGGTCGATAATAGAATTGATGAAATCTATTGCTCGATTGAAGGGTTGGAGGATGATCAGATTTTGAATCTGATAAATTTTGCCGACAAAAATTTCAAAACGGTAAAATTCGTTCCAGATAACAAACAGATTTTTTCCAAGAAATTAAATTTTGAATACTATGATTATGTTCCTGTCTTGTCCTTAAAGGAGATACCTTTGAAAATCAGGACCAATTATGTGCTCAAAAGAACATTCGATATTGTTTTTTCTTCTCTGACAATCGTTCTTTTATTGTCTTGGCTAACTCCTTTGATGGCAATCATAATAAGCCTTGAATCCAAAGGCCCGGTTTTCTTTAGACAGTATAGAAAAGGATATGATTTTAAGCTTTTTGCGTGTTATAAATTTCGCTCAATGGCCATGAACAAAGCCCAAGATGAGCAACAGGCCACTAAAAATGATATGCGGGTTACCAAAGTGGGGCGATTTATAAGAAAGACAAGTATGGATGAGCTTCCACAGTTTTATAACGTTCTAATGGGCAATATGTCGGTAGTGGGTCCGCGCCCTCTTTTGATTAAACATACGAACGACTACGTTGACAAAATTCAAAAATTTATGCTGAGACATTATGTCAAACCTGGAATAACAGGCCTTGCTCAAGTAAAGGGGTATCGAGGTGAAATAGAGACAGACTTAGATATGAAAAATAGGGTGCGTTTTGATATATTTTATGTGGAAAACTGGTCCCTCTTTTTAGATTTAAAAATTATTTTCCAAACCGTTTTGAATGTAATCAAGGGTGAAGAAAAAGCGTATTGA
- a CDS encoding glycosyltransferase family 9 protein, with amino-acid sequence MARRAEYDHLLILRFSALGDVAMAVPVLLAAIKKYPRLKITVVSRDFHQPLFERIERVDFHKAMLSGKHKGVLGLWKLYNELKKRNIDAVADLHNVLRSKVLKFFFSIGGFKLAQIDKGRADKRALTRKKDKIFKPLKTTHQRYADVFAQLGYPIELQGDDVLRPLKMSENINGLTREKAEQWLGIAPFAAHSGKMYPFERMKGVVESLKNTKKYKIFLFGGGDKEKQQLQTLASSAENVINIAGRLSFKEELQLISNLDLMVSMDSANGHLAANYGVPVISLWGVTHPYAGFYPFGQPFSNALLSDRIKYPAIPTSIYGNKVPKGYENAIQTISEETILHKIKEVLG; translated from the coding sequence GTGGCCAGAAGGGCTGAGTATGACCATTTGTTGATACTCCGTTTCTCGGCCTTGGGCGATGTGGCCATGGCCGTACCTGTGCTATTGGCAGCTATAAAAAAGTATCCCCGGCTAAAGATTACGGTAGTTTCGCGTGATTTTCATCAACCTCTTTTCGAGAGAATTGAGCGTGTTGATTTTCATAAAGCCATGCTTTCAGGCAAGCACAAGGGTGTTCTTGGGCTTTGGAAGTTGTATAATGAGCTTAAAAAACGAAATATCGATGCGGTGGCCGACCTTCATAATGTGCTGCGCAGCAAGGTTCTTAAGTTTTTCTTTTCCATAGGCGGATTTAAATTGGCACAAATCGACAAGGGTAGGGCTGATAAGAGGGCGTTGACCCGTAAAAAAGACAAGATTTTTAAACCGTTGAAAACTACCCACCAACGCTATGCCGACGTGTTTGCCCAATTGGGCTATCCGATCGAGCTGCAAGGCGATGATGTGCTTCGACCATTGAAAATGTCTGAAAATATCAATGGCCTAACAAGAGAAAAAGCAGAACAATGGCTTGGTATTGCCCCTTTTGCTGCCCATTCGGGTAAAATGTACCCGTTTGAAAGAATGAAAGGTGTAGTCGAATCATTAAAAAATACCAAAAAGTATAAAATATTTCTTTTTGGAGGGGGCGACAAAGAGAAACAACAACTTCAAACCTTGGCCTCTTCTGCCGAAAATGTTATCAATATTGCGGGAAGGCTTTCATTCAAAGAAGAACTGCAATTGATCTCAAATCTAGACCTGATGGTCTCTATGGATAGTGCCAATGGGCATCTGGCGGCGAATTATGGGGTTCCGGTGATTTCGTTATGGGGAGTGACCCATCCGTATGCCGGTTTTTATCCTTTTGGGCAGCCCTTTTCCAACGCTTTGCTTTCCGACAGGATAAAATATCCTGCCATACCTACCTCCATTTACGGCAACAAGGTTCCCAAGGGGTACGAAAATGCCATACAGACCATTTCCGAAGAAACCATCCTTCATAAAATAAAGGAAGTATTGGGCTAA
- a CDS encoding DUF6341 family protein yields the protein MSSFFYGIEDLFVNYLFWPFDFFRFMESWWTSNTVNWIFFIAGLIAMLYWMNQLKLFNDRGEEDKSITSHSYL from the coding sequence ATGAGCTCTTTTTTTTACGGTATCGAAGACTTATTTGTCAACTACCTCTTTTGGCCTTTCGATTTTTTCCGTTTTATGGAAAGTTGGTGGACTTCAAACACCGTGAACTGGATTTTCTTTATCGCCGGTCTAATCGCCATGCTCTACTGGATGAACCAATTGAAGCTGTTCAACGATCGCGGTGAAGAAGATAAAAGCATCACTTCACACTCATACTTATAG